The sequence AGTCGGTCAGCTTCGACAGATCGTCTGACCACGACCATCGGAACTGCTCGAGCGCCGACCGCGTCTGCCATCCACCGAGCGCGGCCACCGCAGCATCGGTCTCGCCTCCCACGTCGGCCGCGCTCTTCCGCAGCTCGTCGCGGAGGCCATCGGCCACCCGCGCTGCCCTGTCCAGCACTTCCGGCTCGACGCGAAACTCCGCCACTGACCGTCCTCCCCCGAGATGCTGCGAGCCTACAGTAACCACGCCAACTCGAAGTGCATCAGGAAGGTGGCTATGGCGGACCAGATGGGCTCCACCGGGATTGCCAGAACTGGCCCCATC comes from Micromonospora purpureochromogenes and encodes:
- a CDS encoding WXG100 family type VII secretion target, translated to MAEFRVEPEVLDRAARVADGLRDELRKSAADVGGETDAAVAALGGWQTRSALEQFRWSWSDDLSKLTDYLTELGDGLRGCAWDYRSTDEASAARFDIRGR